Proteins encoded together in one Balearica regulorum gibbericeps isolate bBalReg1 chromosome 3, bBalReg1.pri, whole genome shotgun sequence window:
- the CLIP4 gene encoding CAP-Gly domain-containing linker protein 4 isoform X2, which translates to MTIEDLPEPSLEGDSLVEGERLLFPNSATSVTFSVAAAPMPSDCEFSFFDPNDAACQEILFNPKTSVSELFAILRQWVPQVQQNIDVIGNEIIKRGCNVNDRDGLTDMTLLHYTCKSGAHGIGDVETAVKFATQLIDLGADSSLRSRWTNMNALHYAAYFDVPELISVILKNAKPKDVDATCSDFDFGTALHIAAFNLCTGAVRCLLEHGANPAFRNDKGQIPADVVPDPVDMPLEMADAAASAKEIKQILLDAVPLSCDISKAMIPNYDHVTGKAMLLSLGLKLGDRVVIAGQKVGTLRFCGTTEFASGQWAGIELDEPEGKNNGSVGKVQYFKCAPKRGIFAPLSKISKASDHKKSSVRSSSTRSLPLVKSKKIDVTHITSKVNSGLNTAKKDSASETNFMAANRGKTVPAKDGFPGYSSSSSSTTSLEGKQNYSKKRNSTSSNKKAVTRVSSVSSKTSAGLYSSPATRKNPFDGEIQVGDRVLVVGQRTGTVRFCGTTKFAPGFWCGIELDKPHGKNDGSVGGIQYFRCLPRYGIFAPPSRVQRLTGSLDSLTETLSSKINHTFPGFRRSLSTTSASSQKEINRRNSFVSSLFFCRYPGVQSLNSGWH; encoded by the exons ATGACCATAGAGGATCTCCCAGAACCTTCCTTAGAAGGAGATTCCCTCGTTGAAGGAGAACGACTCTTATTCCCAAACTCTGCAACTTCTGttactttttctgttgctgcagcACCAATGCCTTCAGACTGTG agttttccttctttgatCCCAATGATGCAGCATGCCAAGAAATACTTTTCAACCCCAAAACATCGGTTTCTGAATTGTTTGCTATCTTAAGGCAGTGGGTTCCACAAGTCCAGCAGAATATTGATGTTATTGGGAACGAG ATCATTAAGAGGGGTTGTAATGTGAATGACAGAGATGGACTGACTGACATGACTCTCTTGCATTACACTTGCAAATCAGGGGCTCATGGTATTG GTGATGTTGAAACTGCTGTAAAATTTGCAACGCAGCTTATTGATTTGGGTGCTGATAGCAGTTTACGCAGCCGCTGGACAAATATGAATGCCTTGCATTATGCTGCCTACTTTGATGTTCCAGAACTTATTagtgttattttgaaaaatgcaaagccaaAAG ATGTGGATGCCACCTGCAGTGATTTTGATTTTGGAACAGCTTTACATATTGCTGCATTTAACCTATGTACAGGAGCTGTCAGGTGTTTACTGGAACATGGAGCAAATCCTGCCTTTAGG AATGACAAAGGGCAGATTCCGGCAGATGTGGTTCCTGATCCAGTAGATATGCCACTGGAAATGGCAGATGCAGCGGCCAGCGCAAAAGAAATCAAGCAGATATTGCTGGATGCAGTGCCTCTCTCATGTGACATCTCAAAAGCCATGATTCCAAACTACGATCATGTCACAGGCAAGGCCATGCTTTTGTCGCTTGGCCTGAAACTGGGAGATCGTGTTGTCATTGCAGGACAGAAG GTTGGTACATTAAGATTCTGTGGCACAACGGAATTTGCCAGTGGCCAGTGGGCTGGCATAGAGCTGGATGAACCAGAAGGAAAGAACAATGGAAGTGTTGGAAAAGTCCAGTACTTCAAGTGTGCACCGAAACGCG GTATCTTTGCACCTCTTTCTAAAATAAGCAAGGCTTCTGATCACAAAAAAAGCTCTGTACGAAGTTCTTCCACGCGGTCTCTACCTCTGGTCAAATCCAAGAAAATAGATGTGACGCACATAACTTCCAAAGTGAATTCTG GCCTAAATACGGCAAAAAAAGACAGTGCTTCTGAAACCAATTTTATGGCTGCTAACAGGGGAAAAACTGTACCTGCAAAAGACG GTTTTCCTGGGTACAGCAGCTCTTCCTCTTCTACTACCTCCTTGGAAGGCAAACAGAATTACTCCAAGAAGCGGAACTCAACTAGCAGCAATAAAAAGGCAGTGACTCGAGTGTCTTCTGTCTCATCTAAAACTAGTGCTG GGTTGTATAGTTCTCCAGCTACGAGGAAAAATCCTTTTGATGGGGAAATTCAGGTTGGAGACAGAGTACTGGTGGTAGGACAGAGAACAGGCACTGTTAGATTTTGTGGGACGACCAAATTTGCGCCAG GATTCTGGTGTGGAATTGAATTGGACAAGCCTCATGGGAAGAATGATGGCTCTGTGGGAGGCATTCAGTACTTCCGTTGTCTTCCCAGATACGGTATATTTGCACCACCGTCTCGTGTACAGAG ACTAACAGGTTCTTTGGATTCTCTCACAGAGACTTTGTCGAGTAAAATAAATCACACTTTTCCAG GTTTCAGACGCAGTCTAAGCACCACTTCTGCATCTTCACAAAAAGAGATAAACAGAAGAAACTCCTTTGTTAG TAGCCTCTTTTTCTGCAGGTATCCAGGAGTACAGTCCTTGAATTCAGGTTGgcattaa
- the CLIP4 gene encoding CAP-Gly domain-containing linker protein 4 isoform X1, translating to MTIEDLPEPSLEGDSLVEGERLLFPNSATSVTFSVAAAPMPSDCEFSFFDPNDAACQEILFNPKTSVSELFAILRQWVPQVQQNIDVIGNEIIKRGCNVNDRDGLTDMTLLHYTCKSGAHGIGDVETAVKFATQLIDLGADSSLRSRWTNMNALHYAAYFDVPELISVILKNAKPKDVDATCSDFDFGTALHIAAFNLCTGAVRCLLEHGANPAFRNDKGQIPADVVPDPVDMPLEMADAAASAKEIKQILLDAVPLSCDISKAMIPNYDHVTGKAMLLSLGLKLGDRVVIAGQKVGTLRFCGTTEFASGQWAGIELDEPEGKNNGSVGKVQYFKCAPKRGIFAPLSKISKASDHKKSSVRSSSTRSLPLVKSKKIDVTHITSKVNSGLNTAKKDSASETNFMAANRGKTVPAKDGFPGYSSSSSSTTSLEGKQNYSKKRNSTSSNKKAVTRVSSVSSKTSAGLYSSPATRKNPFDGEIQVGDRVLVVGQRTGTVRFCGTTKFAPGFWCGIELDKPHGKNDGSVGGIQYFRCLPRYGIFAPPSRVQRLTGSLDSLTETLSSKINHTFPGFRRSLSTTSASSQKEINRRNSFVRSKSSVFRRSWSNTTTANTEGPVKLHEGSQVLLTSSNEMGTIRYIGPTDFAPGMWLGLELRSAKGKNDGSVGEKRYFTCKLNHGVLVRPSRVTYRGINGAKLVDDIC from the exons ATGACCATAGAGGATCTCCCAGAACCTTCCTTAGAAGGAGATTCCCTCGTTGAAGGAGAACGACTCTTATTCCCAAACTCTGCAACTTCTGttactttttctgttgctgcagcACCAATGCCTTCAGACTGTG agttttccttctttgatCCCAATGATGCAGCATGCCAAGAAATACTTTTCAACCCCAAAACATCGGTTTCTGAATTGTTTGCTATCTTAAGGCAGTGGGTTCCACAAGTCCAGCAGAATATTGATGTTATTGGGAACGAG ATCATTAAGAGGGGTTGTAATGTGAATGACAGAGATGGACTGACTGACATGACTCTCTTGCATTACACTTGCAAATCAGGGGCTCATGGTATTG GTGATGTTGAAACTGCTGTAAAATTTGCAACGCAGCTTATTGATTTGGGTGCTGATAGCAGTTTACGCAGCCGCTGGACAAATATGAATGCCTTGCATTATGCTGCCTACTTTGATGTTCCAGAACTTATTagtgttattttgaaaaatgcaaagccaaAAG ATGTGGATGCCACCTGCAGTGATTTTGATTTTGGAACAGCTTTACATATTGCTGCATTTAACCTATGTACAGGAGCTGTCAGGTGTTTACTGGAACATGGAGCAAATCCTGCCTTTAGG AATGACAAAGGGCAGATTCCGGCAGATGTGGTTCCTGATCCAGTAGATATGCCACTGGAAATGGCAGATGCAGCGGCCAGCGCAAAAGAAATCAAGCAGATATTGCTGGATGCAGTGCCTCTCTCATGTGACATCTCAAAAGCCATGATTCCAAACTACGATCATGTCACAGGCAAGGCCATGCTTTTGTCGCTTGGCCTGAAACTGGGAGATCGTGTTGTCATTGCAGGACAGAAG GTTGGTACATTAAGATTCTGTGGCACAACGGAATTTGCCAGTGGCCAGTGGGCTGGCATAGAGCTGGATGAACCAGAAGGAAAGAACAATGGAAGTGTTGGAAAAGTCCAGTACTTCAAGTGTGCACCGAAACGCG GTATCTTTGCACCTCTTTCTAAAATAAGCAAGGCTTCTGATCACAAAAAAAGCTCTGTACGAAGTTCTTCCACGCGGTCTCTACCTCTGGTCAAATCCAAGAAAATAGATGTGACGCACATAACTTCCAAAGTGAATTCTG GCCTAAATACGGCAAAAAAAGACAGTGCTTCTGAAACCAATTTTATGGCTGCTAACAGGGGAAAAACTGTACCTGCAAAAGACG GTTTTCCTGGGTACAGCAGCTCTTCCTCTTCTACTACCTCCTTGGAAGGCAAACAGAATTACTCCAAGAAGCGGAACTCAACTAGCAGCAATAAAAAGGCAGTGACTCGAGTGTCTTCTGTCTCATCTAAAACTAGTGCTG GGTTGTATAGTTCTCCAGCTACGAGGAAAAATCCTTTTGATGGGGAAATTCAGGTTGGAGACAGAGTACTGGTGGTAGGACAGAGAACAGGCACTGTTAGATTTTGTGGGACGACCAAATTTGCGCCAG GATTCTGGTGTGGAATTGAATTGGACAAGCCTCATGGGAAGAATGATGGCTCTGTGGGAGGCATTCAGTACTTCCGTTGTCTTCCCAGATACGGTATATTTGCACCACCGTCTCGTGTACAGAG ACTAACAGGTTCTTTGGATTCTCTCACAGAGACTTTGTCGAGTAAAATAAATCACACTTTTCCAG GTTTCAGACGCAGTCTAAGCACCACTTCTGCATCTTCACAAAAAGAGATAAACAGAAGAAACTCCTTTGTTAG ATCTAAGAGCTCTGTGTTCCGGCGTAGCTGGAGTAATACCACTACAGCTAACACTGAGGGGCCAGTGAAGCTGCACGAAGGCTCTCAGGTTCTGCTGACCAGCTCCAATGAAATGGGGACAATCAGGTACATTGGGCCTACGGACTTCGCACCAGGGATGTGGCTCGGACTTGAACTCAGAAGTGCCAAGGGGAAGAATGATGGCTCCGTGGGGGAAAAGCGCTATTTCACCTGTAAGCTGAACCACGGGGTCTTGGTTCGACCGAGCAGAGTAACCTATCGTGGGATTAACGGGGCAAAACTTGTAGATGATATTTGCTGA